One genomic segment of Pseudomonas chlororaphis subsp. aurantiaca includes these proteins:
- a CDS encoding LysR family transcriptional regulator translates to MDLNAARMFVSVVQCGSISSAANLLQLPLATIRRGIRELERSLNVQLLERSARGTRLTAAGSQLYEHASRGIEALAEGEQAVRNDRIHLQGRLSVSVPAAFESWWKLLAEFQRRHPEIQVAVYTSERESDLAQDGVDVALRAGPLFDEDRPARLLGSYRHLLVASPLLLERLGTPQTPADLRRLPCAVWSRHADAREQWQLGDQSYSPDPLFAANDYLHLRQLALTAKVVTELPAFLAAEAVRDGRLQALLPHLPMPEQQLHLLYPNRHPPSNIVRAYLDFAQAWLVENPLPYPH, encoded by the coding sequence ATGGATCTCAACGCCGCCAGGATGTTTGTCAGCGTGGTCCAATGCGGCAGCATTTCGTCCGCCGCCAACCTGCTGCAACTACCGCTGGCCACCATCCGCCGGGGCATCCGTGAACTGGAACGCAGCCTCAACGTGCAACTGCTGGAACGCTCCGCCCGCGGCACCCGGCTGACCGCCGCCGGCAGCCAGCTCTACGAACACGCCAGCCGCGGTATCGAGGCCCTGGCCGAGGGCGAACAGGCTGTCAGAAATGATCGAATACACTTGCAGGGCCGCCTGAGTGTCTCGGTGCCGGCGGCATTCGAGAGCTGGTGGAAGCTGCTGGCCGAGTTCCAGCGGCGCCATCCCGAAATCCAGGTCGCGGTCTACACCAGTGAGCGGGAAAGCGACCTGGCGCAGGACGGGGTCGACGTCGCCCTGCGCGCCGGGCCGCTGTTCGACGAGGATCGCCCGGCGCGCCTGCTCGGCAGCTACCGGCATCTGCTGGTCGCCAGCCCGCTGCTGCTGGAGCGACTCGGCACCCCGCAAACGCCTGCCGACCTTCGGCGCTTGCCCTGCGCCGTCTGGTCGCGCCATGCCGATGCCCGGGAACAGTGGCAACTGGGCGACCAGTCCTACAGCCCCGACCCGCTGTTCGCCGCCAACGATTACCTGCACCTGCGCCAGCTGGCGCTGACCGCCAAGGTGGTCACCGAGCTACCGGCCTTTCTCGCCGCCGAAGCGGTGCGCGACGGTCGTCTGCAAGCCCTGCTGCCCCACCTGCCGATGCCGGAACAACAGCTGCACCTGCTTTATCCGAACCGGCACCCGCCCTCGAACATCGTCCGCGCCTACCTGGATTTCGCCCAGGCCTGGCTGGTGGAAAACCCGTTGCCATACCCGCACTGA
- the glsB gene encoding glutaminase B has translation MQALLNEILDEVRPLIGQGKVASYIPALADVPANQLGIAVYGNDGQVFSAGDADTPFSVQSISKVFSLVQAIGHSGEAIWQRLGHEPSGQPFNSLVQLEFERGRPRNPFINAGALVICDINQSRFAAPALSMRDFVRRLSGNMQVLVDGRVADSEYQHRARNAAMAYLMQSFGNFHNDVEAVLRSYFSHCALRMSCIDLARAFCFLANDGFCKHSGEQILTARQTQQVNSIMATSGLYDEAGNFAYRVGLPGKSGVGGGIVAVVPGQFTVCVWSPELNAAGNSLVGMAALELLSQRIGWSVF, from the coding sequence ATGCAAGCGTTGTTGAACGAGATCCTCGACGAGGTCCGTCCCTTGATTGGCCAGGGTAAAGTGGCCAGCTACATTCCGGCGCTGGCCGACGTGCCGGCCAACCAGCTGGGGATTGCCGTGTATGGCAACGATGGCCAGGTGTTCAGCGCCGGTGATGCCGATACGCCGTTCTCGGTGCAGAGCATTTCCAAGGTGTTCAGCCTGGTGCAGGCCATCGGCCATTCCGGCGAGGCAATCTGGCAGCGCCTGGGGCATGAGCCTTCCGGGCAACCCTTCAATTCCTTGGTGCAGCTGGAGTTCGAGCGTGGCCGTCCGCGCAACCCGTTCATCAATGCCGGGGCGCTGGTGATCTGCGATATCAACCAGTCGCGCTTCGCCGCGCCGGCGCTGTCCATGCGCGATTTCGTGCGGCGCCTGTCCGGCAACATGCAGGTGCTGGTGGACGGCCGCGTCGCCGATTCGGAATACCAGCACCGCGCGCGCAATGCGGCGATGGCCTACCTGATGCAGTCCTTCGGCAATTTCCACAACGACGTCGAGGCGGTGCTGCGCAGCTACTTCAGCCACTGCGCGCTGCGCATGAGCTGTATCGACCTGGCGCGGGCCTTCTGCTTCCTGGCCAACGACGGCTTCTGCAAGCACAGCGGCGAGCAGATCCTCACGGCGCGCCAGACCCAGCAGGTCAACTCGATCATGGCTACCAGCGGCCTGTACGACGAAGCTGGCAATTTCGCCTACCGCGTCGGCCTGCCGGGCAAGAGCGGCGTGGGCGGCGGTATCGTCGCGGTGGTGCCGGGGCAGTTCACGGTGTGCGTGTGGTCGCCGGAATTGAATGCGGCGGGCAATTCCCTGGTGGGCATGGCGGCGCTGGAACTGCTGAGCCAGCGCATCGGCTGGTCGGTGTTCTAG
- a CDS encoding MFS transporter has translation MNSPTDVPAAVDDAVAGGSSYAVLAAVCLAALILPLTFVGVAVATPAIDRELGGGPLALSWITNAFMLSFGSVLMAAGTLADEYGRKRVFSLGVGLFALTSLALAFAPSVLWLDLLRAVQGLAGAAALAGGSAALAQAFEGPARTRAFSLLGTTFGVGLAFGPILAGVLIEAYGWRSIFVSGTLIGGLSLLFGVPRMHESRDPDAAGVDWPGTLSFTAALVALTWGILQAPQSGWGSPLVWGLLLVALLALLLFIVVELRVKRPMLDLSLFRYPRFVGVQLLPIATCYCFVVLLILLPIRFIGVEGYSEIDAGLMMIALSAPMVVVPLLAAWLTRWFGAGTLSSVGLVVAALGLYLLSRIAPGQAPAANVLPMLLIGLGTGLPWGLMDGLSVSVVPKERAGMATGIFSTTRVAGEGIALALVVALLAGLLQLSMAAALPEHPQRPLAAQQLASGNLQGSAALLPELGRDVLLGLYAKAFTWLLYALIAITLVAALMVRLMLHEPRRV, from the coding sequence ATGAATTCGCCAACCGATGTGCCTGCAGCGGTCGATGACGCTGTCGCGGGCGGTTCTTCCTACGCGGTGCTGGCCGCGGTGTGCCTGGCGGCGTTGATCCTGCCGCTGACCTTCGTCGGCGTGGCGGTGGCGACTCCGGCCATCGACCGGGAGCTGGGCGGCGGCCCCCTGGCCCTGAGCTGGATCACCAATGCCTTCATGCTGAGTTTCGGCAGCGTGCTGATGGCCGCTGGCACCCTGGCCGACGAGTACGGGCGCAAGCGCGTGTTCAGCCTCGGTGTCGGCCTGTTCGCCCTGACGTCGCTGGCCCTGGCCTTCGCGCCTTCGGTGCTCTGGCTCGACCTGTTGCGGGCCGTGCAGGGGCTGGCCGGCGCGGCAGCGCTGGCGGGCGGCTCGGCGGCCCTGGCCCAGGCGTTCGAGGGCCCGGCGCGGACCCGCGCTTTCAGCCTGCTGGGCACTACCTTCGGCGTCGGCCTGGCATTCGGGCCGATCCTGGCCGGAGTGCTGATCGAAGCCTACGGCTGGCGCTCGATCTTCGTTTCGGGGACCTTGATCGGCGGTCTGTCGCTGCTGTTTGGCGTGCCGCGCATGCATGAGTCCCGCGACCCGGACGCGGCGGGTGTCGACTGGCCCGGTACCTTGAGCTTCACCGCGGCGCTGGTGGCGCTGACCTGGGGTATCTTGCAGGCGCCGCAAAGCGGCTGGGGCAGCCCGTTGGTCTGGGGCTTGTTGCTGGTGGCGTTGCTGGCGTTGTTGCTGTTCATCGTGGTGGAGCTGCGGGTCAAGCGGCCGATGCTCGACCTGTCGCTGTTTCGTTACCCGCGGTTTGTCGGCGTGCAGCTGCTGCCGATCGCCACCTGCTATTGCTTCGTGGTGTTGCTGATCCTGCTGCCGATCCGCTTTATCGGCGTGGAAGGCTACAGCGAGATCGATGCCGGTTTGATGATGATTGCCCTGTCCGCGCCGATGGTGGTGGTGCCGTTGCTGGCGGCGTGGCTGACCCGCTGGTTCGGCGCCGGGACCCTGTCCAGCGTCGGCTTGGTGGTTGCCGCGCTCGGGCTCTATCTGCTCAGCCGGATCGCCCCGGGGCAGGCGCCGGCGGCCAATGTCTTGCCCATGCTGTTGATCGGCCTCGGTACCGGTTTGCCCTGGGGCTTGATGGACGGGCTGTCGGTCAGTGTGGTGCCCAAGGAACGGGCGGGGATGGCCACCGGCATCTTCAGCACCACCCGGGTGGCGGGCGAGGGCATTGCCCTGGCCCTGGTGGTGGCGCTGCTGGCCGGCTTGCTGCAACTGTCCATGGCCGCGGCGCTGCCGGAGCATCCGCAACGGCCGCTGGCCGCCCAGCAACTGGCCAGCGGCAACCTGCAGGGCAGCGCGGCCTTGTTGCCCGAGCTGGGCCGGGACGTATTGCTCGGGCTCTACGCCAAGGCCTTCACCTGGCTGTTGTATGCGCTGATCGCCATCACCCTGGTCGCGGCGCTGATGGTGCGGCTGATGCTGCATGAGCCGCGCCGGGTTTGA
- a CDS encoding LysR family transcriptional regulator yields MDNLSGMLAFVRTVQAGSFVGAAERLGISASAVGKSLARLEERLGVRLLNRSTRRISLTDEGTLFFERCQRIVGEVEDAEAELARISDKPRGKLRVSLPAIGYRMLLPILPEFAERYPDIELDLDFNDRLIDVIAEGVDAVIRSGELADSQLKSRTLGPFRFVLVSAPHYFTRHGVPECPRDLERHACLRYKFPGTPQLQEWKLRLPNDAPPLVLRSALTSNNLESLIFAATQGLGLAFVPDFVVRPALADGSLVSVLDDYQIDSGKFSVLWPGSRHLLPKLRVFVDFLSERLVLGGR; encoded by the coding sequence ATGGACAACCTCAGTGGCATGCTGGCCTTTGTGCGCACGGTGCAGGCCGGCAGTTTTGTCGGCGCGGCGGAACGCCTGGGCATCTCCGCCTCGGCGGTGGGCAAAAGCCTGGCCCGCCTGGAAGAACGGCTCGGCGTGCGCTTGCTCAATCGCAGCACCCGGCGCATCAGCCTGACTGACGAAGGCACGCTGTTCTTCGAGCGCTGCCAGCGCATCGTCGGCGAGGTGGAAGACGCCGAGGCCGAGCTCGCGCGCATCAGCGACAAGCCCCGCGGCAAGCTGCGGGTCAGCTTGCCCGCGATCGGCTATCGCATGCTGTTGCCGATCCTGCCGGAGTTCGCCGAACGCTACCCGGACATCGAGCTGGACCTGGATTTCAACGACCGGCTGATCGACGTGATCGCCGAAGGCGTCGACGCGGTGATCCGCAGCGGCGAGCTGGCGGACTCCCAGCTCAAGTCCCGCACCCTGGGACCGTTCCGCTTCGTACTGGTCAGCGCCCCGCACTATTTCACCCGCCATGGTGTGCCCGAGTGTCCCCGGGACCTGGAGCGGCATGCCTGCCTGCGCTACAAGTTTCCCGGCACCCCGCAGCTACAGGAGTGGAAACTGCGCCTGCCCAACGACGCACCGCCGCTGGTGCTGCGCAGCGCCCTGACCAGCAACAACCTGGAATCACTGATCTTCGCCGCCACCCAGGGCCTGGGCCTCGCCTTCGTGCCGGATTTCGTGGTGCGCCCGGCGCTGGCCGACGGCTCGCTGGTGTCGGTGCTGGACGACTATCAGATCGACAGCGGCAAGTTCTCGGTGCTCTGGCCCGGCAGTCGACATCTGCTGCCGAAACTGCGAGTGTTCGTCGACTTTCTCAGCGAACGTCTGGTGTTGGGCGGACGCTGA
- a CDS encoding ferredoxin reductase family protein: protein MKTWYSVVGVLLITTLTVLLEIPSDTWLTSATLSLVLGATALAYMALSCLLASRWRWVERLFGGLDRVYETHKWLGIWALVFASYHLVFKANLDLWQSVPIVELSKYWTRMVRQLSYVALGLIVLLALNRNIPYGQWRWWHKLSGPLFAIVILHWLSFKSPITLDNPSGIWLTALCGLGLLGALYKLLLYPLLAKAGEYRVSAVTLEKNSLHLELTPLHRGFAFKAGQFAFLAMREKGLREPHPFTIASAHASDGRIEFVIRALGDYTQKLRQQVKVGMLADLYAPYGRFKRRLDAGREIWIGGGVGISPFISWLQDAAAGRFDRATLVYCCNPSRAFPSIETLQGLAEERGVDFIGHTDGADRLGETLKRLASETDPQQIQISFCGPKGLLARVKALMREYAIPERNLHHEFFEFR, encoded by the coding sequence TTGAAAACCTGGTATTCGGTGGTCGGCGTCCTGCTGATCACCACCCTCACCGTGCTGCTGGAAATCCCCAGCGATACCTGGCTGACCTCCGCCACCCTGAGCCTGGTCCTCGGCGCCACGGCGCTGGCCTATATGGCACTGTCCTGCCTGCTGGCCAGCCGCTGGCGCTGGGTCGAGCGGCTGTTCGGCGGCCTCGACCGGGTCTATGAAACCCACAAGTGGCTGGGCATCTGGGCGCTGGTCTTCGCCAGCTATCACCTGGTGTTCAAGGCCAACCTGGATCTCTGGCAAAGCGTACCGATCGTCGAGCTGTCCAAGTACTGGACGCGCATGGTGCGGCAGCTGAGCTACGTCGCCCTCGGCCTGATCGTGCTGCTGGCGCTGAACCGCAACATTCCCTACGGCCAGTGGCGCTGGTGGCACAAGCTGTCCGGGCCGCTGTTCGCGATCGTCATCCTGCACTGGCTGAGCTTCAAGTCGCCGATTACCCTGGATAACCCCTCGGGCATCTGGCTCACCGCACTCTGCGGCCTGGGCCTGCTCGGCGCCCTGTACAAGCTGCTGCTCTATCCGTTGCTGGCCAAGGCCGGCGAATACCGGGTCAGCGCCGTGACCCTGGAGAAAAATTCCCTGCACCTGGAGCTGACCCCGCTGCACCGCGGCTTCGCCTTCAAGGCCGGGCAGTTCGCCTTTCTCGCCATGCGCGAAAAAGGCCTGCGCGAGCCACACCCCTTCACCATCGCCAGCGCCCACGCCAGCGATGGGCGCATCGAGTTCGTGATCCGCGCCCTGGGCGACTACACCCAGAAGCTGCGCCAGCAGGTCAAGGTCGGCATGCTCGCCGACCTCTACGCGCCCTATGGCCGCTTCAAGCGCCGGCTCGATGCCGGCCGGGAAATCTGGATCGGCGGTGGCGTCGGTATCTCGCCCTTTATCTCGTGGCTGCAGGATGCCGCCGCCGGGCGCTTCGACCGGGCGACCCTGGTCTACTGCTGCAACCCGTCACGGGCCTTCCCCAGCATCGAAACCTTGCAGGGCCTGGCCGAGGAACGCGGGGTGGATTTCATCGGCCACACCGACGGCGCCGACCGCCTGGGGGAAACCCTGAAACGGCTGGCCAGCGAAACCGATCCACAACAGATCCAGATCAGTTTCTGCGGGCCCAAGGGCTTGCTGGCGCGGGTCAAGGCATTGATGCGCGAATACGCGATTCCCGAGCGCAACCTGCACCACGAGTTCTTCGAGTTCCGTTGA